actgcaggacatttcaataaagttattaccatccatgGTGTCCGTGGACATGTAGCTCGATTCTGCTTTGGGCGCCGTCACGTGCTAGCACCACAGTACGACGGAACGCCGGCATCTCCTCTGCACAACAGTCGGCGCGGTAATGCTTGCTGGATCCCGGGACGTAATTGGGAAGCAGCTTCCAGCAGAACTACCGCAGCGATCTCCTGCCTCCATACCAAGCATGACACTGCCGACCGAACGCCAAAGCCGATCGATAACGCCCGGTTGCCGTCTCACCCAAAGCCTTtgtagtgaacgccatccgcgcgcTGTTATAAATGGTCCGCGTTTAAATGACTAGTATATAGCGCCACTCTTGGACACCACGTCAAGCACCTGAAACGCAAGTCTGTTGGCGCACGCGCCTCCCCGTGTCTCCTGAGAGAAAAGAAAAGTTAAGTCTTTGTTTGGAATTCATCGCTCACGGTCTCtttgctcttcgcccgcgctagcaaccaacagtggTGACCCAACATGAACACGCACAGCGACATCGACGCGCCTACCGTgtctgcagtcgaattgaagctgccccTCTTTTGGCCTGCCGACCCCGAGCCCTGGTTCATTCAAGTCGAGGCACAATTCGCCGCCCGGTGCATCACAGCCGACCTCACGCGCTACCAtcacatcgtgagtagcttgccgccagctacagccagcgaggtccgcgatttgcttctcgccccacctgcggaaaacacctaccaaactttgaaggAGACACTCTTTCGACGCCTCACACCATCCGAACCCGAAAGGTTAcggcagctcctgaacgacacgGACCTTGGCGACCGCACGccatctcaactactgcgccacatgcagcgtcttGTCGGAAGCGTTACAGGTCTCGACAGCACGCTGCTGCGCGAGATATTTCTTCAGCGTCTCCCCAGCAACGTGCGCGTGGCGCTTGCTACGGTGGCTGAAAAGGATATCGGCAAGATGGCCGCCATCGCTGACGCCATCATGGCAGCGGCAAACCCCTCCGCCTCCGTCGCTAACGTGCAAGTGGAGAGTGCTGCCCCCTCTCCCAACGAATTCCTCGAGCTTCGCGAAGAGATGGCGCGCCTCACCGAAACAGtggcagctttgcaggcacgcacctcgcgccctttggagcagcgcagtgCACAACCACAGCAGCCGCGACTCCGCTGGTGCTGGTACCACAGGAAACATGGCGATGCTGCGCGCAAATGTGTTGCGCCCTGTGGCTATCCGGGAAACGCCAGAGGCCAGCATTGAGGGTGACCAATGCTGCAATATCGACGGAAAGTCGCCCCTCAGTTTTCTTCATCACCGAACGCAGTGGTGGCGTCCGTTTTCTTgtggacacaggtgcagaggtgagcGTTATCCCTGCGTCCCCAGCTGACCGTAAGTGCCCGAGCTCATCTCCATTACAAGCAGTCAACAACACAACGATCGCTACTTACGGACATCGCTCGCTATCTCTCAACCTAGACCTAAAAAGAACATTTCGTTGGATCTTTATACTTGCTGATGTGAAATTTGCAATCCTCGGCGCCGATTTCCTCCGTCACTTTGGTCTTTTGGCAGACGTGCGCAACCGACGCCTATATGATCCTGTGTCGCAAGCAACAGTGCAAGGCAAGCCCTCAAGACACCCTCCGTTAAGCCCTACCTTGGTCGGACCAGACGGAACATGTCGCTTTGTAGCAATACTGAACGAGTTTCCCGAACTTATGCGCCAAGCAAAGGCGGATAC
This genomic stretch from Dermacentor silvarum isolate Dsil-2018 chromosome 2, BIME_Dsil_1.4, whole genome shotgun sequence harbors:
- the LOC125943557 gene encoding uncharacterized protein LOC125943557, translating into MNTHSDIDAPTVSAVELKLPLFWPADPEPWFIQVEAQFAARCITADLTRYHHIETLFRRLTPSEPERLRQLLNDTDLGDRTPSQLLRHMQRLVGSVTGLDSTLLREIFLQRLPSNVRVALATVAEKDIGKMAAIADAIMAAANPSASVANVQVESAAPSPNEFLELREEMARLTETVAALQARTSRPLEQRSAQPQQPRLRWCWYHRKHGDAARKCVAPCGYPGNARGQH